In Salmo salar chromosome ssa03, Ssal_v3.1, whole genome shotgun sequence, a single genomic region encodes these proteins:
- the LOC106598436 gene encoding tyrosine-protein kinase JAK1 isoform X1, whose product MEVGRQLLVKMRMKRKGEFTSVPVIVQGLKVHFYLEDSPQLEFLHGCYTAEELCTNAAKKCGISPLCCNLFALYDEVRKIWFPPNHTFKESSHLKLHYRMRFYFTNWHGVNESVPRVCRHALKRKNANGPKTEPEGNPLLDTASLKYLFAQGQHDFLKGWATLRNPQNEEEVHYIENECLGMAVLSISHHALDNNIVIPGVAGQISYKKYIPDRVNQIIKQRNFLTRLRISRVFQDFLNDFNNKTVQSDNVSTHDIKVKYLATLETLTCGFGCEEYEPKVLRVTDSEGEIQGTPTSCNQGQPTQYQVLVSGNTGIKWRRKQQNVSNAWTAKEKNKSPKHKTNINWTNKPPQGVSNDWKTFSDFHEITHINIKGSTVTVHKQDNKKMELSLGFHAEALSFAALIDGYFRLTVDAHHFLCTDVAPPSVVRNLQEGCHGPIGMDYTSHKLRQEGEEEGMYVLRWSCINYDHILLTVTGNEVDLTNSRLYRSFKIEVGPEGYSLNGTDLRQPSLRELMEQLRGQTLSTDRVTFQLRKACPPQPREISNLLFVTKREAEPTHPIQSQLIFHRILKEDILQEEHLGCGTRTNIYAGKLKIKCEEEKDVWGSQTHHQVKVVLKVLWSQHRDISMAFFETVSMIHQLSHQHIALLHGVCVRNQDNIIVEEHVKLGPLDVFMKGCRLQLSTSWKFQVAKQLASVLSYLEDKKLVHGYVSAKNILVERDGLEGETGPFIKLSSPGVPISALNRQECVERIPWIAPECVRDNQVLSVAVDKWGFGTTLWEICYDGEAPLKDKKLIEKEMFYSAQCSLVTPDCPQLGELITKCMTYDPKRRPFFRAIVRDLTGVAEQNPALPPGRVPIQEVDPTVFETRFLRKIKDLGEGHFGKVELCQYDPRGDGRGQLVAVKSLKPESRGQLWREIDTMRELYHHNIVKYRGVCSEEGGRTTKLIMEYLPAGSLKDYLPWRKHQTDLKRLLHYALQICQGMDYLGSQRFIHRDLAARNVLVENESTVKIGDFGLTKSMKEDKSYYTVKEETDSPVFWYAPECLVDCKFYPASDVWSFGVTLYELLTYCETSSSPTTVFLEMLRLTQGQMIITRLVEVLMAGRRLPCPPHCPDAVYSLMRRCWESSPENRIQFKDLITELKLLLDERHGGDGLAV is encoded by the exons ATGGAAGTGGGCAGGCAACTGTTGGTAAAGATGAGGATGAAGAGGAAGGGCGAGTTCACCTCAGTTCCTGTAATAGTGCAGGGCCTCAAGGTCCATTTCTACCTGGAAGACTCTCCCCAGCTGGAGTTTCTCCATGGTTGTTACACTGCTGAGGAGCTGTGCACAAATGCAGCCAAGAAGTGCG gCATTTCCCCTCTTTGCTGCAATTTGTTTGCCCTGTATGATGAGGTCAGGAAAATCTGGTTCCCTCCCAATCACACCTTCAAGGAAAGCAGCCACTTAAAGCTCCACTATCGCATGAG ATTCTACTTCACCAACTGGCATGGTGTGAATGAGAGTGTGCCACGTGTTTGCAGACACGCCCTCAAGAGAAAGAACGCCAATGGTCCGAAGACCGAACCAGAGGGAAATCCCCTCCTCGACACTGCCTCACTGAAGTATCTGTTTGCCCAG GGTCAGCATGACTTCTTGAAGGGGTGGGCCACACTGCGTAACCCTCAGAATGAAGAGGAGGTCCACTATATTGAGAATGAGTGCCTGGGGATGGCAGTGTTGTCTATCTCACACCATGCCCTGGACAACAACATCGTCATCCCTGGTGTAGCAGGGCAAATCAG CTATAAGAAATATATCCCAGATAGAGTGAACCAAATCATCAAGCAGCGCAACTTCCTGACACGACTCCGTATCTCCCGGGTGTTCCAGGACTTCCTCAACGATTTCAACAACAAGACAGTGCAGAGCGACAACGTCAGCACCCACGACATCAAGGTCAAATACCTAGCTACATTGGAAACTCTGACCTGTGGGTtcggctgtgag GAGTACGAGCCCAAAGTGCTCCGTGTGACAGACAGCGAAGGGGAGATCCAAGGAACACCCACTTCCTGTAACCAGGGTCAGCCCACTCAGTACCAAGTCCTTGTGTCTGGAAATACAGGGATCAAGTGGAGGAGGAAGCAACAGAATGTGAGC AATGCATGGACTGCCAAAGAGAAGAACAAATCCCCAAAGCACAAAACCAACATCAACTGGACAAACAAACCACCTCAAGGCGTTTCGAACGACTGGAAAACCTTCTCCGATTTCCATGAGATCACACACATCAACATCAAGGGCTCCACAGTCACTGTCCACAAGCAGGACAACAAAAAGATG GAACTGAGCCTGGGTTTCCACGCAGAGGCGTTGTCTTTTGCCGCCCTTATTGATGGATACTTCCGTCTGACGGTGGACGCACATCACTTCCTGTGTACAGACGTGGCCCCTCCCTCTGTGGTGCGGAACCTGCAGGAAGGCTGTCATGGGCCAATCGG CATGGACTACACCTCCCACAAGCTGCGTCAGGAGGGCGAGGAGGAGGGCATGTACGTTCTGCGCTGGAGCTGCATCAACTATGACCACATCCTCCTGACTGTCACAGGCAACGAG GTGGACCTAACCAATAGTCGTCTGTACCGTAGCTTTAAGATCGAGGTGGGGCCGGAGGGCTACAGCCTGAATGGTACGGACCTGAGGCAGCCCTCCCTCAGGGAACTGATGGAACAGCTGAGGGGCCAGACTCTCAGTACAGACAGAGTCACCTTCCAGCTCCGCAAGGCCTGCCCTCCCCAGCCCAGAG AAATCTCTAACCTTCTGTTCGTgacaaagagagaggcagagccgACACACCCCATACAGAGTCAACTCATCTTCCACAGGATCCTCAAAGAGGACATAttgcag GAGGAGCACTTGGGCTGTGGCACCAGAACTAACATCTATGCTGGCAAACTGAAGATAAAGTGTGAGGAAGAGAAGGATGTATGGGGTTCCCAAACCCACCACCAGGTCAAAGTGGTCCTGAAAGTGCTGTGGTCCCAACACAGGGACATCTCTATG GCTTTCTTTGAGACGGTCAGTATGATACATCAGCTGTCCCACCAACACATCGCTCTGCTGCATGGCGTCTGTGTTCGCAACCAGGACA ATATCATTGTGGAGGAGCATGTGAAGCTGGGTCCTCTGGATGTGTTCATGAAGGGGTGTCGTCTTCAACTAAGCACTTCCTGGAAGTTCCAGGTGGCCAAACAACTGGCCAGCGTCCTCAGCTACCTG GAGGATAAGAAGCTGGTCCATGGTTATGTGTCTGCTAAGAACATCCTAGTGGAGCGGGATGGCCTGGAGGGAGAGACTGGGCCCTTCATCAAACTCAGTAGCCCTGGGGTCCCCATCTCCGCACTCAAcagacaag AGTGTGTGGAGAGGATCCCGTGGATCGCCCCAGAGTGTGTGAGGGACAACCAGGTCCTGAGTGTCGCGGTGGATAAGTGGGGCTTTGGCACCACGCTGTGGGAGATCTGTTATGATGGAGAGGCTCCTCTCAAAGACAAGAAACTcatagag AAGGAGATGTTCTACTCGGCCCAGTGTTCCCTGGTGACCCCAGACTGCCCTCAGCTGGGTGAGCTCATCACCAAATGCATGACCTACGACCCCAAGAGGAGGCCCTTCTTCAGGGCCATCGTCAGGGACCTCACCGGGGTGGCTGAGCAGA ACCCAGCTCTGCCTCCTGGTAGGGTGCCCATCCAGGAAGTGGACCCCACCGTGTTTGAAACCAGGTTCCTCAGGAAAATCAAAGACCTGGGTGAG GGTCACTTTGGCAAGGTGGAGTTGTGTCAGTATGACCCCCGTGGGGATGGCCGAGGGCAGCTGGTGGCGGTCAAGTCTCTGAAGCCAGAGAGCAGAGGtcagctgtggagagagatagacaccaTGAGAGAACTCTACCACCACAACATCGTCAAATACAGAGGAGTGTGTAgcgaggagg GTGGGAGAACCACTAAGCTGATCATGGAGTACCTGCCAGCGGGGAGCCTGAAGGATTATCTGCCCTGGAGGAAACACCAGACTGACCTCAAGAGACTTCTCCACTACGCCCTCCAGATCTGCCAG ggAATGGATTACTTGGGATCCCAGCGGTTCATCCACCGGGATCTGGCGGCCCGGAACGTTCTGGTGGAGAACGAGAGCACGGTGAAGATCGGAGACTTTGGCCTGACCAAGAGCATGAAGGAGGACAAGAGTTACTACACCGTCAAAGAGGAGACCGACAGCCCTGTGTTCTG GTATGCTCCTGAGTGCCTGGTGGACTGTAAGTTTTACCCTGCGTCTGACGTGTGGTCCTTCGGAGTGACCCTCTATGAGCTGTTGACCTACTGTGAGACAAGCAGCAGTCCTACCACG GTATTCTTGGAGATGCTTCGTCTAACCCAGGGTCAGATGATTATCACCCGATTGGTGGAAGTGCTGATGGCCGGCAGGAGGCTGCCCTGTCCACCTCACTGCCCAGATGCG gtataCTCTCTGATGAGGAGGTGTTGGGAGAGTTCCCCGGAGAACAGGATTCAGTTCAAAGACTTGATTACAGAGCTGAAGCTGCTGCTGGACGAGAGGCACGGAGGAGATGGACTGGCTGTCTGA
- the LOC106598436 gene encoding tyrosine-protein kinase JAK1 isoform X2 codes for MEVGRQLLVKMRMKRKGEFTSVPVIVQGLKVHFYLEDSPQLEFLHGCYTAEELCTNAAKKCGISPLCCNLFALYDEVRKIWFPPNHTFKESSHLKLHYRMRFYFTNWHGVNESVPRVCRHALKRKNANGPKTEPEGNPLLDTASLKYLFAQGQHDFLKGWATLRNPQNEEEVHYIENECLGMAVLSISHHALDNNIVIPGVAGQISYKKYIPDRVNQIIKQRNFLTRLRISRVFQDFLNDFNNKTVQSDNVSTHDIKVKYLATLETLTCGFGCEEYEPKVLRVTDSEGEIQGTPTSCNQGQPTQYQVLVSGNTGIKWRRKQQNVSNAWTAKEKNKSPKHKTNINWTNKPPQGVSNDWKTFSDFHEITHINIKGSTVTVHKQDNKKMELSLGFHAEALSFAALIDGYFRLTVDAHHFLCTDVAPPSVVRNLQEGCHGPIGMDYTSHKLRQEGEEEGMYVLRWSCINYDHILLTVTGNEVDLTNSRLYRSFKIEVGPEGYSLNGTDLRQPSLRELMEQLRGQTLSTDRVTFQLRKACPPQPREISNLLFVTKREAEPTHPIQSQLIFHRILKEDILQEEHLGCGTRTNIYAGKLKIKCEEEKDVWGSQTHHQVKVVLKVLWSQHRDISMAFFETVSMIHQLSHQHIALLHGVCVRNQDNIIVEEHVKLGPLDVFMKGCRLQLSTSWKFQVAKQLASVLSYLEDKKLVHGYVSAKNILVERDGLEGETGPFIKLSSPGVPISALNRQECVERIPWIAPECVRDNQVLSVAVDKWGFGTTLWEICYDGEAPLKDKKLIEKEMFYSAQCSLVTPDCPQLGELITKCMTYDPKRRPFFRAIVRDLTGVAEQNPALPPGRVPIQEVDPTVFETRFLRKIKDLGEGHFGKVELCQYDPRGDGRGQLVAVKSLKPESRGQLWREIDTMRELYHHNIVKYRGVCSEEGGRTTKLIMEYLPAGSLKDYLPWRKHQTDLKRLLHYALQICQGMDYLGSQRFIHRDLAARNVLVENESTVKIGDFGLTKSMKEDKSYYTVKEETDSPVFWYAPECLVDCKFYPASDVWSFGVTLYELLTYCETSSSPTTVFLEMLRLTQGQMIITRLVEVLMAGRRLPCPPHCPDAVYSLMRRCWESSPENRIQFKDLITELKLLLDERHGGDGLAV; via the exons ATGGAAGTGGGCAGGCAACTGTTGGTAAAGATGAGGATGAAGAGGAAGGGCGAGTTCACCTCAGTTCCTGTAATAGTGCAGGGCCTCAAGGTCCATTTCTACCTGGAAGACTCTCCCCAGCTGGAGTTTCTCCATGGTTGTTACACTGCTGAGGAGCTGTGCACAAATGCAGCCAAGAAGTGCG gCATTTCCCCTCTTTGCTGCAATTTGTTTGCCCTGTATGATGAGGTCAGGAAAATCTGGTTCCCTCCCAATCACACCTTCAAGGAAAGCAGCCACTTAAAGCTCCACTATCGCATGAG ATTCTACTTCACCAACTGGCATGGTGTGAATGAGAGTGTGCCACGTGTTTGCAGACACGCCCTCAAGAGAAAGAACGCCAATGGTCCGAAGACCGAACCAGAGGGAAATCCCCTCCTCGACACTGCCTCACTGAAGTATCTGTTTGCCCAG GGTCAGCATGACTTCTTGAAGGGGTGGGCCACACTGCGTAACCCTCAGAATGAAGAGGAGGTCCACTATATTGAGAATGAGTGCCTGGGGATGGCAGTGTTGTCTATCTCACACCATGCCCTGGACAACAACATCGTCATCCCTGGTGTAGCAGGGCAAATCAG CTATAAGAAATATATCCCAGATAGAGTGAACCAAATCATCAAGCAGCGCAACTTCCTGACACGACTCCGTATCTCCCGGGTGTTCCAGGACTTCCTCAACGATTTCAACAACAAGACAGTGCAGAGCGACAACGTCAGCACCCACGACATCAAGGTCAAATACCTAGCTACATTGGAAACTCTGACCTGTGGGTtcggctgtgag GAGTACGAGCCCAAAGTGCTCCGTGTGACAGACAGCGAAGGGGAGATCCAAGGAACACCCACTTCCTGTAACCAGGGTCAGCCCACTCAGTACCAAGTCCTTGTGTCTGGAAATACAGGGATCAAGTGGAGGAGGAAGCAACAGAATGTGAGC AATGCATGGACTGCCAAAGAGAAGAACAAATCCCCAAAGCACAAAACCAACATCAACTGGACAAACAAACCACCTCAAGGCGTTTCGAACGACTGGAAAACCTTCTCCGATTTCCATGAGATCACACACATCAACATCAAGGGCTCCACAGTCACTGTCCACAAGCAGGACAACAAAAAGATG GAACTGAGCCTGGGTTTCCACGCAGAGGCGTTGTCTTTTGCCGCCCTTATTGATGGATACTTCCGTCTGACGGTGGACGCACATCACTTCCTGTGTACAGACGTGGCCCCTCCCTCTGTGGTGCGGAACCTGCAGGAAGGCTGTCATGGGCCAATCGG CATGGACTACACCTCCCACAAGCTGCGTCAGGAGGGCGAGGAGGAGGGCATGTACGTTCTGCGCTGGAGCTGCATCAACTATGACCACATCCTCCTGACTGTCACAGGCAACGAG GTGGACCTAACCAATAGTCGTCTGTACCGTAGCTTTAAGATCGAGGTGGGGCCGGAGGGCTACAGCCTGAATGGTACGGACCTGAGGCAGCCCTCCCTCAGGGAACTGATGGAACAGCTGAGGGGCCAGACTCTCAGTACAGACAGAGTCACCTTCCAGCTCCGCAAGGCCTGCCCTCCCCAGCCCAGAG AAATCTCTAACCTTCTGTTCGTgacaaagagagaggcagagccgACACACCCCATACAGAGTCAACTCATCTTCCACAGGATCCTCAAAGAGGACATAttgcag GAGGAGCACTTGGGCTGTGGCACCAGAACTAACATCTATGCTGGCAAACTGAAGATAAAGTGTGAGGAAGAGAAGGATGTATGGGGTTCCCAAACCCACCACCAGGTCAAAGTGGTCCTGAAAGTGCTGTGGTCCCAACACAGGGACATCTCTATG GCTTTCTTTGAGACGGTCAGTATGATACATCAGCTGTCCCACCAACACATCGCTCTGCTGCATGGCGTCTGTGTTCGCAACCAGGACA ATATCATTGTGGAGGAGCATGTGAAGCTGGGTCCTCTGGATGTGTTCATGAAGGGGTGTCGTCTTCAACTAAGCACTTCCTGGAAGTTCCAGGTGGCCAAACAACTGGCCAGCGTCCTCAGCTACCTG GAGGATAAGAAGCTGGTCCATGGTTATGTGTCTGCTAAGAACATCCTAGTGGAGCGGGATGGCCTGGAGGGAGAGACTGGGCCCTTCATCAAACTCAGTAGCCCTGGGGTCCCCATCTCCGCACTCAAcagacaag AGTGTGTGGAGAGGATCCCGTGGATCGCCCCAGAGTGTGTGAGGGACAACCAGGTCCTGAGTGTCGCGGTGGATAAGTGGGGCTTTGGCACCACGCTGTGGGAGATCTGTTATGATGGAGAGGCTCCTCTCAAAGACAAGAAACTcatagag AAGGAGATGTTCTACTCGGCCCAGTGTTCCCTGGTGACCCCAGACTGCCCTCAGCTGGGTGAGCTCATCACCAAATGCATGACCTACGACCCCAAGAGGAGGCCCTTCTTCAGGGCCATCGTCAGGGACCTCACCGGGGTGGCTGAGCAGA ACCCAGCTCTGCCTCCTGGTAGGGTGCCCATCCAGGAAGTGGACCCCACCGTGTTTGAAACCAGGTTCCTCAGGAAAATCAAAGACCTGGGTGAG GGTCACTTTGGCAAGGTGGAGTTGTGTCAGTATGACCCCCGTGGGGATGGCCGAGGGCAGCTGGTGGCGGTCAAGTCTCTGAAGCCAGAGAGCAGAGGtcagctgtggagagagatagacaccaTGAGAGAACTCTACCACCACAACATCGTCAAATACAGAGGAGTGTGTAgcgaggagg GTGGGAGAACCACTAAGCTGATCATGGAGTACCTGCCAGCGGGGAGCCTGAAGGATTATCTGCCCTGGAGGAAACACCAGACTGACCTCAAGAGACTTCTCCACTACGCCCTCCAGATCTGCCAG ggAATGGATTACTTGGGATCCCAGCGGTTCATCCACCGGGATCTGGCGGCCCGGAACGTTCTGGTGGAGAACGAGAGCACGGTGAAGATCGGAGACTTTGGCCTGACCAAGAGCATGAAGGAGGACAAGAGTTACTACACCGTCAAAGAGGAGACCGACAGCCCTGTGTTCTG GTATGCTCCTGAGTGCCTGGTGGACTGTAAGTTTTACCCTGCGTCTGACGTGTGGTCCTTCGGAGTGACCCTCTATGAGCTGTTGACCTACTGTGAGACAAGCAGCAGTCCTACCACG GTATTCTTGGAGATGCTTCGTCTAACCCAGGGTCAGATGATTATCACCCGATTGGTGGAAGTGCTGATGGCCGGCAGGAGGCTGCCCTGTCCACCTCACTGCCCAGATGCG gtataCTCTCTGATGAGGAGGTGTTGGGAGAGTTCCCCGGAGAACAGGATTCAGTTCAAAGACTTGATTACAGAGCTGAAGCTGCTGCTGGACGAGAG GCACGGAGGAGATGGACTGGCTGTCTGA
- the LOC106598436 gene encoding tyrosine-protein kinase JAK1 isoform X3 — MEVGRQLLVKMRMKRKGEFTSVPVIVQGLKVHFYLEDSPQLEFLHGCYTAEELCTNAAKKCGISPLCCNLFALYDEVRKIWFPPNHTFKESSHLKLHYRMRFYFTNWHGVNESVPRVCRHALKRKNANGPKTEPEGNPLLDTASLKYLFAQGQHDFLKGWATLRNPQNEEEVHYIENECLGMAVLSISHHALDNNIVIPGVAGQISYKKYIPDRVNQIIKQRNFLTRLRISRVFQDFLNDFNNKTVQSDNVSTHDIKVKYLATLETLTCGFGCEEYEPKVLRVTDSEGEIQGTPTSCNQGQPTQYQVLVSGNTGIKWRRKQQNVSNAWTAKEKNKSPKHKTNINWTNKPPQGVSNDWKTFSDFHEITHINIKGSTVTVHKQDNKKMELSLGFHAEALSFAALIDGYFRLTVDAHHFLCTDVAPPSVVRNLQEGCHGPIGMDYTSHKLRQEGEEEGMYVLRWSCINYDHILLTVTGNEVDLTNSRLYRSFKIEVGPEGYSLNGTDLRQPSLRELMEQLRGQTLSTDRVTFQLRKACPPQPREISNLLFVTKREAEPTHPIQSQLIFHRILKEDILQEEHLGCGTRTNIYAGKLKIKCEEEKDVWGSQTHHQVKVVLKVLWSQHRDISMAFFETVSMIHQLSHQHIALLHGVCVRNQDNIIVEEHVKLGPLDVFMKGCRLQLSTSWKFQVAKQLASVLSYLEDKKLVHGYVSAKNILVERDGLEGETGPFIKLSSPGVPISALNRQECVERIPWIAPECVRDNQVLSVAVDKWGFGTTLWEICYDGEAPLKDKKLIEKEMFYSAQCSLVTPDCPQLGELITKCMTYDPKRRPFFRAIVRDLTGVAEQNPALPPGRVPIQEVDPTVFETRFLRKIKDLGEGHFGKVELCQYDPRGDGRGQLVAVKSLKPESRGQLWREIDTMRELYHHNIVKYRGVCSEEGGRTTKLIMEYLPAGSLKDYLPWRKHQTDLKRLLHYALQICQGMDYLGSQRFIHRDLAARNVLVENESTVKIGDFGLTKSMKEDKSYYTVKEETDSPVFWYAPECLVDCKFYPASDVWSFGVTLYELLTYCETSSSPTTVFLEMLRLTQGQMIITRLVEVLMAGRRLPCPPHCPDAVYSLMRRCWESSPENRIQFKDLITELKLLLDERHGGDGLAV; from the exons ATGGAAGTGGGCAGGCAACTGTTGGTAAAGATGAGGATGAAGAGGAAGGGCGAGTTCACCTCAGTTCCTGTAATAGTGCAGGGCCTCAAGGTCCATTTCTACCTGGAAGACTCTCCCCAGCTGGAGTTTCTCCATGGTTGTTACACTGCTGAGGAGCTGTGCACAAATGCAGCCAAGAAGTGCG gCATTTCCCCTCTTTGCTGCAATTTGTTTGCCCTGTATGATGAGGTCAGGAAAATCTGGTTCCCTCCCAATCACACCTTCAAGGAAAGCAGCCACTTAAAGCTCCACTATCGCATGAG ATTCTACTTCACCAACTGGCATGGTGTGAATGAGAGTGTGCCACGTGTTTGCAGACACGCCCTCAAGAGAAAGAACGCCAATGGTCCGAAGACCGAACCAGAGGGAAATCCCCTCCTCGACACTGCCTCACTGAAGTATCTGTTTGCCCAG GGTCAGCATGACTTCTTGAAGGGGTGGGCCACACTGCGTAACCCTCAGAATGAAGAGGAGGTCCACTATATTGAGAATGAGTGCCTGGGGATGGCAGTGTTGTCTATCTCACACCATGCCCTGGACAACAACATCGTCATCCCTGGTGTAGCAGGGCAAATCAG CTATAAGAAATATATCCCAGATAGAGTGAACCAAATCATCAAGCAGCGCAACTTCCTGACACGACTCCGTATCTCCCGGGTGTTCCAGGACTTCCTCAACGATTTCAACAACAAGACAGTGCAGAGCGACAACGTCAGCACCCACGACATCAAGGTCAAATACCTAGCTACATTGGAAACTCTGACCTGTGGGTtcggctgtgag GAGTACGAGCCCAAAGTGCTCCGTGTGACAGACAGCGAAGGGGAGATCCAAGGAACACCCACTTCCTGTAACCAGGGTCAGCCCACTCAGTACCAAGTCCTTGTGTCTGGAAATACAGGGATCAAGTGGAGGAGGAAGCAACAGAATGTGAGC AATGCATGGACTGCCAAAGAGAAGAACAAATCCCCAAAGCACAAAACCAACATCAACTGGACAAACAAACCACCTCAAGGCGTTTCGAACGACTGGAAAACCTTCTCCGATTTCCATGAGATCACACACATCAACATCAAGGGCTCCACAGTCACTGTCCACAAGCAGGACAACAAAAAGATG GAACTGAGCCTGGGTTTCCACGCAGAGGCGTTGTCTTTTGCCGCCCTTATTGATGGATACTTCCGTCTGACGGTGGACGCACATCACTTCCTGTGTACAGACGTGGCCCCTCCCTCTGTGGTGCGGAACCTGCAGGAAGGCTGTCATGGGCCAATCGG CATGGACTACACCTCCCACAAGCTGCGTCAGGAGGGCGAGGAGGAGGGCATGTACGTTCTGCGCTGGAGCTGCATCAACTATGACCACATCCTCCTGACTGTCACAGGCAACGAG GTGGACCTAACCAATAGTCGTCTGTACCGTAGCTTTAAGATCGAGGTGGGGCCGGAGGGCTACAGCCTGAATGGTACGGACCTGAGGCAGCCCTCCCTCAGGGAACTGATGGAACAGCTGAGGGGCCAGACTCTCAGTACAGACAGAGTCACCTTCCAGCTCCGCAAGGCCTGCCCTCCCCAGCCCAGAG AAATCTCTAACCTTCTGTTCGTgacaaagagagaggcagagccgACACACCCCATACAGAGTCAACTCATCTTCCACAGGATCCTCAAAGAGGACATAttgcag GAGGAGCACTTGGGCTGTGGCACCAGAACTAACATCTATGCTGGCAAACTGAAGATAAAGTGTGAGGAAGAGAAGGATGTATGGGGTTCCCAAACCCACCACCAGGTCAAAGTGGTCCTGAAAGTGCTGTGGTCCCAACACAGGGACATCTCTATG GCTTTCTTTGAGACGGTCAGTATGATACATCAGCTGTCCCACCAACACATCGCTCTGCTGCATGGCGTCTGTGTTCGCAACCAGGACA ATATCATTGTGGAGGAGCATGTGAAGCTGGGTCCTCTGGATGTGTTCATGAAGGGGTGTCGTCTTCAACTAAGCACTTCCTGGAAGTTCCAGGTGGCCAAACAACTGGCCAGCGTCCTCAGCTACCTG GAGGATAAGAAGCTGGTCCATGGTTATGTGTCTGCTAAGAACATCCTAGTGGAGCGGGATGGCCTGGAGGGAGAGACTGGGCCCTTCATCAAACTCAGTAGCCCTGGGGTCCCCATCTCCGCACTCAAcagacaag AGTGTGTGGAGAGGATCCCGTGGATCGCCCCAGAGTGTGTGAGGGACAACCAGGTCCTGAGTGTCGCGGTGGATAAGTGGGGCTTTGGCACCACGCTGTGGGAGATCTGTTATGATGGAGAGGCTCCTCTCAAAGACAAGAAACTcatagag AAGGAGATGTTCTACTCGGCCCAGTGTTCCCTGGTGACCCCAGACTGCCCTCAGCTGGGTGAGCTCATCACCAAATGCATGACCTACGACCCCAAGAGGAGGCCCTTCTTCAGGGCCATCGTCAGGGACCTCACCGGGGTGGCTGAGCAGA ACCCAGCTCTGCCTCCTGGTAGGGTGCCCATCCAGGAAGTGGACCCCACCGTGTTTGAAACCAGGTTCCTCAGGAAAATCAAAGACCTGGGTGAG GGTCACTTTGGCAAGGTGGAGTTGTGTCAGTATGACCCCCGTGGGGATGGCCGAGGGCAGCTGGTGGCGGTCAAGTCTCTGAAGCCAGAGAGCAGAGGtcagctgtggagagagatagacaccaTGAGAGAACTCTACCACCACAACATCGTCAAATACAGAGGAGTGTGTAgcgaggagg GTGGGAGAACCACTAAGCTGATCATGGAGTACCTGCCAGCGGGGAGCCTGAAGGATTATCTGCCCTGGAGGAAACACCAGACTGACCTCAAGAGACTTCTCCACTACGCCCTCCAGATCTGCCAG ggAATGGATTACTTGGGATCCCAGCGGTTCATCCACCGGGATCTGGCGGCCCGGAACGTTCTGGTGGAGAACGAGAGCACGGTGAAGATCGGAGACTTTGGCCTGACCAAGAGCATGAAGGAGGACAAGAGTTACTACACCGTCAAAGAGGAGACCGACAGCCCTGTGTTCTG GTATGCTCCTGAGTGCCTGGTGGACTGTAAGTTTTACCCTGCGTCTGACGTGTGGTCCTTCGGAGTGACCCTCTATGAGCTGTTGACCTACTGTGAGACAAGCAGCAGTCCTACCACG GTATTCTTGGAGATGCTTCGTCTAACCCAGGGTCAGATGATTATCACCCGATTGGTGGAAGTGCTGATGGCCGGCAGGAGGCTGCCCTGTCCACCTCACTGCCCAGATGCG gtataCTCTCTGATGAGGAGGTGTTGGGAGAGTTCCCCGGAGAACAGGATTCAGTTCAAAGACTTGATTACAGAGCTGAAGCTGCTGCTGGACGAGAGGCACGGAGGAG ATGGACTGGCTGTCTGA